Proteins encoded within one genomic window of Terriglobus sp. TAA 43:
- the gnd gene encoding phosphogluconate dehydrogenase (NAD(+)-dependent, decarboxylating), whose protein sequence is MEIGLIGLGKMGGNMAERLRQGGHKVVGFDFNKEATAKLTAAGSVGVDSVEDLVKNLQAPRAVWIMVPDGKPVDDTIAKLKPLMQKGDIFIDGGNSNYKESIRRHGELKAEGFEFVDVGTSGGVWGLKEGYSMMIGGDEDVVEKLRPIFETLAPAPDKGWGRTGPSGAGHFVKMVHNGIEYGMMQAFAEGFAIFEAKKELNLDNAQIAEIWQHGSVVRSWLLDLTAEALKANPELKGIAPFVPDSGEGRWTVFEAIDLNVSAPIITESLIRRIRSRETDNLTDKMLSVMRNAFGGHAMKKE, encoded by the coding sequence ATGGAAATTGGTCTGATTGGCCTTGGCAAAATGGGCGGCAACATGGCGGAGCGTCTCCGCCAGGGTGGCCACAAGGTTGTGGGTTTTGACTTCAACAAGGAAGCCACTGCGAAGCTGACCGCTGCTGGTTCTGTTGGTGTGGATTCGGTCGAAGACCTGGTGAAGAACCTGCAAGCACCCCGCGCGGTGTGGATCATGGTTCCGGACGGCAAGCCCGTGGACGACACCATTGCCAAGCTGAAGCCCCTGATGCAGAAGGGCGACATCTTCATCGATGGCGGCAACTCGAACTACAAAGAGTCGATCCGCCGTCACGGCGAGCTGAAGGCAGAAGGCTTTGAGTTTGTCGACGTAGGTACGTCCGGCGGCGTGTGGGGCCTGAAGGAAGGCTACTCGATGATGATCGGTGGCGACGAAGACGTGGTTGAGAAGCTCCGCCCCATCTTCGAGACGCTGGCTCCTGCTCCTGATAAGGGCTGGGGACGCACTGGACCGAGCGGCGCAGGCCACTTCGTGAAGATGGTGCATAACGGTATTGAGTACGGCATGATGCAGGCTTTCGCAGAAGGTTTTGCGATCTTCGAAGCGAAGAAGGAATTGAACCTGGACAATGCTCAGATCGCAGAGATCTGGCAGCATGGTTCGGTCGTTCGTTCGTGGCTGCTGGACCTGACTGCAGAGGCTCTGAAGGCGAACCCCGAACTGAAGGGCATTGCGCCGTTCGTTCCGGATTCCGGCGAAGGCCGCTGGACCGTCTTTGAGGCAATCGACCTGAACGTTTCCGCGCCGATCATCACGGAGTCGCTGATCCGCCGCATTCGTTCGCGTGAGACAGACAACCTGACGGACAAGATGCTGTCCGTTATGCGTAATGCCTTCGGCGGTCACGCCATGAAGAAGGAGTAG
- the tkt gene encoding transketolase, which produces MTDLEKLSIDTLRLLAVDAIEKAANGHPGAPIALSPLTYLLYARNMKHNPTDPLWIDRDRFVLSNGHASMLQYGALHLSGYDLSLDDLKQFRQWHSKAPGHPEYGFTPGVEVTTGPLGQGLAMAVGLAIAEKHQAAIYNQPGMTIVDHHTYCIVGDGCLMEGISHEASSLAGTLKLGKLIVFYDDNLISLDGPTELSYTENVDERFNAYHWHVQYVDDGNDLAKIQQAINIAKLETEKPSLIRIRTIIGYGSPKAGTKHVHGEALGKEATRKTKEFFGFDPDVDFAEPQAALDDWRSAVPKGQKEQAGWNELFAKYKAAHPELAAQFTRTIKPELPVDYNKNIKPFPAEKAIATRSAGQVVLQALGDALPELIGGAADLTSSTKTIFNNSPSFHDDPKGRNIFFGVREFGMCAAVNGMAAHGGLIPFGSTFFVFSDYARNAMRMAALMSVHSLFVFTHDSIALGADGPTHQPVEHLMSLRAIPQLTDFRPADANETAVCYQLMVERKAASFMALSRQDLPVLDVAKYPTLWDGVRKGAYVLVDVENPDVIVVATGSEISLVLKTLPELEKAGIKARVVSMPSFHLFEEQTEEYKNSIFPHGVAKVAVEAGATQGWWKYVGRDGSVVGLDHFGGSAPGPEVLAHFGFTPENIVKAAQAAIAK; this is translated from the coding sequence ATGACCGATCTCGAGAAGCTGTCAATTGACACACTCCGCCTGCTCGCCGTAGATGCGATTGAAAAGGCGGCCAATGGGCACCCTGGAGCGCCGATTGCGCTTTCGCCGCTGACGTACCTGCTGTACGCGCGCAACATGAAGCACAACCCAACGGACCCGTTGTGGATTGATCGCGACCGCTTTGTGCTGTCGAACGGCCATGCGTCGATGCTGCAGTACGGTGCATTGCACCTGTCTGGCTATGACCTTTCGCTAGATGACCTGAAGCAGTTCCGCCAGTGGCATTCGAAGGCTCCTGGACATCCGGAATATGGCTTCACTCCGGGCGTGGAAGTCACCACCGGACCTCTCGGTCAGGGGCTCGCCATGGCTGTTGGTCTGGCGATTGCAGAAAAGCACCAGGCTGCTATTTACAACCAGCCAGGCATGACCATCGTCGATCACCACACCTACTGCATTGTGGGTGATGGTTGCCTGATGGAAGGCATCTCGCATGAGGCCTCCTCGCTGGCTGGAACGCTGAAGCTGGGCAAGCTGATCGTGTTCTACGACGACAACCTGATCTCGCTCGATGGTCCCACTGAGCTGAGCTATACGGAGAATGTGGATGAGCGCTTCAACGCGTACCACTGGCACGTGCAGTACGTTGACGATGGCAATGACCTTGCGAAGATTCAGCAGGCGATCAACATTGCAAAGCTGGAGACGGAGAAGCCGTCGCTGATCCGCATCCGCACCATCATTGGCTACGGTTCGCCGAAGGCTGGCACCAAGCACGTGCACGGTGAAGCTCTGGGCAAGGAAGCCACGCGCAAGACGAAGGAATTCTTCGGATTTGATCCGGATGTTGATTTCGCTGAGCCGCAGGCTGCTCTCGACGACTGGCGCTCCGCTGTTCCCAAGGGACAGAAGGAGCAGGCAGGCTGGAACGAACTGTTTGCCAAGTACAAGGCGGCTCACCCCGAGCTGGCTGCGCAGTTTACGCGCACCATCAAGCCGGAACTGCCCGTTGACTACAACAAGAACATCAAGCCTTTCCCCGCAGAGAAGGCCATTGCAACGCGTTCCGCTGGACAGGTAGTTCTGCAGGCGCTGGGCGATGCTCTGCCGGAACTGATCGGCGGCGCAGCTGACCTTACCTCGTCGACGAAGACGATCTTCAATAACTCGCCTTCGTTCCACGATGACCCGAAGGGCCGCAACATCTTCTTCGGCGTGCGCGAATTTGGCATGTGCGCAGCGGTCAACGGCATGGCGGCACACGGTGGCCTGATCCCGTTCGGATCGACCTTCTTCGTGTTCAGCGACTATGCACGTAACGCGATGCGTATGGCTGCGCTGATGAGCGTTCACTCGCTGTTCGTATTCACGCACGATTCGATCGCGCTGGGTGCTGATGGTCCGACGCACCAGCCGGTGGAACACCTGATGAGCCTCCGCGCCATTCCGCAGCTGACGGACTTCCGTCCGGCCGACGCGAACGAAACCGCGGTTTGCTACCAGTTGATGGTGGAGCGCAAGGCCGCTTCGTTCATGGCGCTGTCGCGTCAGGACCTGCCGGTGCTGGACGTTGCGAAGTACCCCACACTGTGGGACGGCGTTCGCAAGGGCGCTTATGTGCTGGTTGATGTCGAGAACCCGGACGTCATCGTGGTGGCTACTGGTTCGGAGATCTCGCTGGTGCTGAAGACCCTGCCGGAACTGGAGAAGGCTGGCATCAAGGCTCGCGTGGTTTCCATGCCCAGCTTCCACCTGTTCGAAGAACAGACGGAAGAGTACAAGAACAGCATCTTCCCGCACGGTGTGGCGAAGGTGGCAGTCGAGGCCGGTGCAACACAGGGCTGGTGGAAGTATGTAGGCCGCGACGGTTCTGTTGTCGGACTGGATCACTTCGGCGGTTCGGCGCCTGGACCGGAAGTGCTGGCGCACTTCGGATTCACGCCGGAAAACATCGTCAAGGCTGCACAGGCAGCCATCGCGAAGTAA
- a CDS encoding glycoside hydrolase family 15 protein, producing the protein MNALTAAYRWLNDQGPAFGAPGLEARWTSSKKDAVCTAYAASSRVWYTISHGILNEIYYPTIDRPQTRDMELIFTDGETFVHEEKRDFEFDFHYIDPDALAVRVVASDLGGRYTVTKEFVCDPHHPVVLIHVKIEGEESVLSRLKCYALLAPHLNGGGAGNSARSIEVAGQRSILAWKDNASLAMGVDCGFTRTSCGYVGSSDGYQDLSGNMRMDWEFGQALDGNIAVTGEIDVARNREFTLAIAFGDGYHAALAGMMQSLSVPYELHIKRFVEQWHRAASPERLAAASHDNGRLMRISHNTILAHEDKTYSGAFIASASIPWGNAKGDDDLGGYHLVWTRDMIQSATALLACGRIDTARRALVYLACTQRPDGSFAQNFWIDGTPYWTGIQLDEVAFPIMLAWRLWKLDGLGNFDVFPFIEHAAAFLVRYAPITQQERWEEASGYSPSTLATVISALVCAADVARAHHSPELANFLESYADWIEDHLDEWTVTNDGVLHPDIKRHYVRIQPPKPGESFYNPDFGEGRYNIANRAPGERYNFAANEIVDGGFLELVRYGVRRADDPLIVDSLKVIDKVLKIDTPYGACWRRYNHDGYGQQKDGEPFIHYGQGRAWPILTGERAHYELAGSGDYAQYVKAIERFSSFGGMLPEQVWDYADMPEQGLYFGRSAGSAQPLVWAHAEYIKLLRSVVDGRVFDRISVVEERYGVRREERTFRSEVEFFQITRPITELPAGKRLQVLDPTRFRVVWTVDDWANTHNTDAKLVGYPGFAAELPVPAGTSGTLVMTLFWPLENRWLGHNFSVNLSGA; encoded by the coding sequence ATGAATGCATTGACCGCTGCTTACCGGTGGCTGAACGATCAGGGCCCGGCTTTTGGCGCACCCGGACTGGAGGCGCGTTGGACTTCCAGCAAGAAGGACGCCGTGTGCACTGCGTACGCTGCGTCCAGTCGCGTCTGGTACACCATCTCCCACGGCATTCTGAACGAGATTTATTACCCCACCATTGATCGCCCGCAGACGCGCGACATGGAGCTGATTTTCACGGACGGCGAGACGTTTGTTCATGAAGAAAAGCGCGATTTCGAGTTTGATTTTCATTACATTGACCCCGATGCACTCGCGGTACGCGTTGTGGCCAGTGATCTGGGCGGACGCTACACGGTGACGAAGGAATTCGTCTGCGATCCGCATCATCCCGTTGTACTGATCCACGTGAAAATCGAAGGCGAAGAGAGCGTTCTCTCACGTCTGAAGTGTTATGCGCTGTTAGCTCCGCACTTGAACGGTGGCGGCGCGGGAAATAGTGCACGATCCATTGAAGTGGCGGGGCAGCGTTCGATCCTGGCATGGAAAGACAACGCGTCGCTGGCCATGGGAGTGGACTGCGGTTTTACGCGCACTTCATGCGGTTATGTCGGGTCAAGCGACGGTTACCAGGATCTTTCCGGCAATATGCGGATGGATTGGGAGTTTGGGCAGGCGCTGGACGGGAACATTGCCGTAACAGGTGAAATTGATGTCGCGCGCAACCGTGAATTCACACTTGCGATTGCCTTCGGAGATGGTTACCACGCAGCTTTGGCAGGCATGATGCAGTCCCTTTCCGTGCCTTACGAACTGCATATCAAGCGGTTTGTGGAGCAGTGGCATCGCGCGGCTTCGCCGGAGCGATTGGCGGCAGCGTCACATGACAACGGCCGCCTGATGCGCATCAGTCATAACACGATCCTCGCGCACGAAGATAAGACATACTCGGGTGCATTCATTGCATCGGCCTCCATCCCGTGGGGCAATGCGAAGGGCGATGACGATCTGGGTGGATACCACCTTGTGTGGACGCGCGACATGATCCAGTCGGCCACGGCTCTGCTCGCATGTGGGCGCATTGATACGGCGCGGCGTGCGCTGGTGTATCTGGCGTGTACGCAGCGTCCGGATGGATCGTTTGCGCAGAATTTCTGGATTGATGGAACGCCCTACTGGACCGGAATTCAGTTGGACGAAGTGGCGTTTCCCATCATGCTGGCGTGGCGTTTGTGGAAGCTGGATGGACTGGGAAACTTTGATGTCTTCCCGTTTATCGAGCACGCTGCAGCATTCCTTGTGCGTTATGCGCCGATCACGCAGCAAGAGCGGTGGGAAGAGGCATCGGGCTACTCGCCTTCGACGCTTGCGACGGTTATTTCTGCTCTGGTGTGCGCGGCGGATGTGGCGCGTGCACATCATTCGCCGGAGCTGGCCAACTTCCTGGAAAGTTACGCAGACTGGATCGAAGACCACCTGGATGAGTGGACCGTTACAAACGACGGTGTGCTGCATCCCGACATCAAGCGGCACTATGTGCGCATTCAGCCGCCAAAACCAGGCGAGAGTTTCTACAACCCTGACTTTGGCGAAGGCCGCTACAACATTGCCAATCGTGCGCCCGGCGAACGTTACAACTTTGCCGCGAATGAGATTGTGGACGGCGGCTTTCTGGAGCTGGTTCGCTATGGCGTGCGGCGCGCGGACGATCCTCTCATTGTCGATTCACTGAAGGTGATCGATAAGGTGTTGAAGATCGACACGCCCTATGGCGCATGCTGGCGGCGTTACAACCACGACGGCTACGGGCAGCAGAAAGATGGCGAGCCGTTCATCCACTACGGTCAGGGGCGAGCATGGCCGATTCTGACTGGCGAACGGGCACATTATGAGTTGGCCGGCTCCGGCGATTATGCGCAGTACGTGAAGGCGATTGAACGGTTCAGCTCCTTTGGTGGCATGTTGCCGGAGCAAGTTTGGGACTACGCGGACATGCCGGAGCAGGGGTTGTACTTCGGGAGAAGCGCAGGTTCGGCGCAACCGTTGGTGTGGGCCCATGCCGAGTACATCAAACTGTTGCGTTCAGTGGTGGATGGGCGTGTGTTTGACCGCATTTCTGTCGTAGAGGAACGCTATGGAGTTCGGCGCGAAGAGCGCACTTTCCGGAGCGAAGTAGAGTTTTTCCAGATCACGCGACCAATCACCGAACTACCGGCCGGAAAGCGGCTGCAGGTGCTTGATCCGACGCGATTTCGCGTGGTGTGGACGGTGGATGACTGGGCCAACACCCACAATACCGATGCAAAACTGGTCGGCTATCCGGGATTTGCGGCAGAACTGCCGGTTCCTGCAGGGACGAGCGGAACACTGGTCATGACGCTGTTCTGGCCGCTGGAAAACCGGTGGCTGGGCCATAACTTCTCGGTGAATCTGTCAGGAGCGTGA
- a CDS encoding superoxide dismutase, translating to MPFELPPLPYAYNGLEPHIDEATMKLHHDKHHATYVNNLNGAVEKHPELGTKSVDDLLKDLNAIPEDVRGVVRNNGGGHSNHTMFWEIMKPNGGGAPTGAIADQIKADFGDFEAFKKTFNETTAKQFGSGWGWLIFKGGKLTIVTTPNQDSPISTGSYPILGNDVWEHAYYLNYQNRRPDYLAAWWNTVNWEEVNKRFEKAKNY from the coding sequence GTGCCTTTCGAACTTCCGCCACTTCCCTACGCGTACAACGGCTTGGAGCCGCACATTGATGAAGCGACCATGAAGCTTCACCACGACAAGCACCACGCCACCTACGTGAACAATCTGAACGGCGCGGTGGAGAAGCACCCCGAACTCGGAACCAAGTCCGTGGACGATCTGTTGAAGGATCTGAACGCCATCCCCGAAGATGTGCGCGGTGTAGTCCGCAACAACGGTGGCGGACACTCCAACCACACCATGTTCTGGGAGATCATGAAGCCCAACGGTGGCGGCGCTCCCACGGGCGCAATCGCTGACCAAATTAAGGCCGACTTCGGCGACTTCGAAGCCTTCAAGAAGACCTTCAACGAAACCACCGCGAAGCAGTTCGGCAGCGGCTGGGGATGGCTCATCTTCAAGGGCGGCAAGCTCACCATTGTGACCACGCCGAACCAGGACAGCCCCATCTCCACCGGCAGCTATCCCATCCTGGGCAACGACGTTTGGGAGCACGCCTACTACCTGAACTACCAGAACCGTCGCCCCGACTACCTGGCTGCATGGTGGAACACCGTGAACTGGGAAGAGGTCAACAAGCGTTTCGAAAAGGCGAAGAACTACTAG
- a CDS encoding GNAT family N-acetyltransferase, with the protein MPLLSEAQQAYLANPFYSALTTAQSAFGEHVGGALRYRPEILPFTAVATPETKIDPVRLRRDTDTNFIGVIPRMAAEMPDAIHAACVQMAWQPRKHFTTPASLPNECELGAEEAHEMVELTQAAFPGYFRAETYRLGRYIGIRENGKLVAMAGHRTRMPGLREISGVCTRPGHTGKGYAQHLIQRLLADGSGDLPYLHSVSTNARAIAIYKALCFVTTGEVDFLKLSRQP; encoded by the coding sequence ATGCCTCTTCTCAGCGAAGCACAACAGGCATATCTCGCGAACCCGTTCTACAGCGCGCTCACCACAGCCCAAAGCGCTTTCGGAGAGCACGTTGGCGGGGCACTGCGCTATCGCCCAGAGATACTTCCTTTTACTGCAGTCGCAACGCCCGAAACAAAAATCGATCCCGTACGTCTGCGGCGCGACACCGACACCAACTTCATCGGTGTCATCCCACGCATGGCAGCAGAGATGCCGGATGCGATCCACGCCGCCTGCGTGCAAATGGCGTGGCAACCACGAAAACACTTCACAACGCCTGCTTCTCTACCAAACGAATGTGAGCTTGGAGCTGAAGAAGCACATGAGATGGTCGAACTCACGCAGGCAGCCTTTCCCGGCTATTTCCGTGCAGAAACGTATCGCCTTGGTCGCTATATCGGCATTCGTGAGAACGGGAAATTAGTCGCCATGGCGGGACATCGCACACGTATGCCCGGTCTACGCGAAATCAGCGGTGTCTGCACACGCCCCGGCCACACTGGGAAGGGCTATGCGCAACACCTCATCCAGCGTTTGTTAGCCGATGGATCAGGAGATCTCCCTTACCTGCACAGCGTCAGCACCAATGCACGCGCCATTGCAATCTACAAAGCACTCTGCTTCGTTACAACAGGCGAGGTGGACTTCCTCAAACTGTCGCGGCAGCCTTAA
- the hemL gene encoding glutamate-1-semialdehyde 2,1-aminomutase, translated as MFRSLDRSRELQQRAEALIPGGVDSPVRAFRSVGGDPPFVERAEGAYLFDADGNHYIDYFGSWGPMILGHAEPTVTAAVQAAATKGTSFGASTAAEAELAAMVMQCVPSIEKLRFVSSGTEAVMSAIRVARAFTHRNRILKFEGCYHGHSDALLVKAGSGVATLGIPGSAGIPMETTQFTTAIRYNDLAEVEAVFAKHPGEIACVILEPVVGNAGTILPQPDFLEGLREICTREGTLLIFDEVMTGFRVSLGGVQSLYGITPDLTTLGKIIGGGLPVGAFGGRAEIMNLLAPLGPVYQAGTLSGNPLAMAAGIATLRQLIDGGDALYDQLAEITSLVAHGVAREAKKAGIDLCIAGTGSMFTWFFQQGPVRNFEDAAKSDTERFGKFHRGMLERGVWLPPSQFEAAFVSLQHGEAEVEATIAAAREVFASL; from the coding sequence ATGTTTCGTTCGCTCGACCGCTCCCGTGAACTGCAGCAGCGCGCTGAGGCGCTCATCCCCGGAGGCGTGGACTCGCCCGTGCGGGCCTTTCGCTCCGTCGGCGGCGACCCGCCATTTGTGGAGCGCGCGGAGGGCGCGTATCTGTTCGATGCTGACGGTAACCACTACATTGACTACTTTGGCTCGTGGGGGCCGATGATTCTGGGCCATGCTGAGCCCACGGTGACGGCTGCGGTGCAGGCGGCTGCAACGAAGGGCACGAGTTTTGGTGCGTCGACCGCGGCTGAGGCGGAACTGGCCGCCATGGTGATGCAGTGTGTGCCATCCATCGAGAAGCTACGCTTTGTTTCCAGCGGTACAGAAGCTGTGATGAGCGCGATTCGCGTGGCGCGTGCGTTCACCCATCGCAACCGGATTCTGAAGTTTGAGGGCTGCTATCACGGTCACTCGGACGCTCTGCTGGTGAAGGCTGGCAGCGGCGTGGCAACGCTCGGTATCCCAGGTTCCGCCGGCATTCCCATGGAGACGACGCAGTTCACCACCGCCATTCGATACAACGATCTGGCTGAGGTGGAAGCTGTGTTCGCGAAGCATCCCGGCGAGATTGCATGCGTGATCCTGGAGCCGGTGGTGGGCAACGCAGGAACGATTCTGCCGCAGCCGGATTTTCTGGAAGGTCTCCGCGAAATTTGCACGCGCGAAGGCACACTGCTGATCTTTGACGAGGTAATGACAGGTTTTCGCGTGTCGCTGGGCGGGGTGCAGTCGCTTTATGGCATTACGCCGGATTTGACGACGCTGGGCAAGATTATTGGCGGTGGATTGCCCGTGGGTGCGTTTGGCGGACGTGCGGAGATTATGAATCTGCTTGCACCGTTGGGCCCTGTGTATCAGGCGGGAACGCTTAGCGGCAATCCACTGGCCATGGCGGCTGGCATTGCGACATTGCGGCAGTTAATCGACGGTGGTGATGCGCTGTATGACCAGCTTGCCGAGATCACCAGCCTTGTTGCGCATGGTGTAGCGCGTGAGGCGAAGAAGGCTGGCATCGATCTTTGCATTGCGGGAACAGGTTCGATGTTTACATGGTTCTTCCAGCAGGGGCCGGTGCGGAACTTTGAGGATGCTGCGAAGAGCGATACGGAGCGATTTGGCAAGTTTCATCGCGGCATGTTGGAGCGCGGCGTGTGGCTGCCGCCCTCGCAGTTTGAGGCTGCATTTGTGTCGTTGCAGCATGGCGAAGCAGAGGTGGAAGCGACGATTGCCGCTGCTCGTGAAGTATTTGCTTCGCTTTAA
- the purM gene encoding phosphoribosylformylglycinamidine cyclo-ligase: protein MNAGTKNTKTAVKTKPVTYADAGVDISEGDRTKQRIKMLARKTFNKGVLSEIGGFGGLFGLDVAKYPDPVLVSSADGVGTKLKVAFELGIHHTVGCDLVNHCVNDIAVQGATPLFFLDYLATGKLEGGVLEKVVEGLSEACRANGCALIGGETAQMPGFYSEGEYDLAGFIVGVVNRDQIITGDKIQAGDVLFGLPSNGLHTNGYSLARKLLFEVAKYGADQYINELKDKTGAALMRQHRSYLSILKKLTSAGVVTGMAHITGGGITENLPRILPKGLAAQVELSSWEVPPLFQHLQTLGQVDQDEMMRTFNMGIGMIVVVPAEAAKKAKAILNRANERFHVIGRIARGERRVNYV, encoded by the coding sequence GTGAACGCAGGCACCAAGAACACCAAAACCGCCGTAAAGACCAAGCCCGTCACCTATGCTGACGCGGGCGTTGACATCTCTGAAGGCGACCGCACCAAGCAACGCATCAAGATGCTGGCGCGCAAGACGTTCAACAAAGGCGTCCTCAGCGAAATCGGCGGCTTCGGCGGCCTCTTCGGCCTCGACGTGGCCAAGTACCCTGACCCCGTTCTGGTCTCCAGTGCGGACGGCGTGGGCACCAAGCTGAAGGTTGCCTTCGAACTCGGTATCCACCACACGGTAGGCTGCGACCTGGTCAACCACTGCGTCAACGACATCGCCGTGCAGGGCGCCACGCCTCTCTTTTTCCTCGATTACCTTGCCACCGGCAAGCTCGAAGGCGGCGTTCTGGAGAAGGTCGTGGAAGGCCTCAGCGAAGCCTGCCGTGCGAACGGTTGTGCGCTTATCGGCGGCGAAACCGCGCAGATGCCCGGCTTCTACTCTGAAGGCGAATACGATCTCGCTGGCTTCATTGTTGGCGTGGTCAATCGCGACCAGATCATCACCGGCGACAAGATTCAGGCGGGCGACGTGCTCTTCGGCTTGCCCTCCAACGGCCTGCACACCAACGGCTATTCCCTCGCCCGCAAGCTGCTCTTTGAAGTGGCAAAGTACGGCGCGGACCAGTACATCAACGAACTGAAGGACAAAACCGGCGCAGCCTTAATGCGCCAGCACCGCAGCTATCTCAGCATCCTGAAGAAGCTCACCTCTGCGGGCGTTGTGACCGGCATGGCGCACATCACCGGCGGCGGCATCACGGAAAACCTGCCACGCATTCTGCCCAAGGGACTTGCGGCGCAGGTCGAACTCAGCTCGTGGGAGGTTCCGCCTCTCTTTCAGCACCTGCAGACACTCGGACAGGTGGATCAGGACGAGATGATGCGCACCTTCAACATGGGCATCGGCATGATCGTGGTTGTCCCTGCGGAAGCTGCGAAGAAGGCGAAGGCCATCCTGAACCGCGCGAACGAACGGTTTCACGTCATCGGTCGCATTGCACGTGGCGAACGCCGCGTGAACTACGTATGA
- the purN gene encoding phosphoribosylglycinamide formyltransferase has product MSEARKARLGVLLSGRGSNFIAIADAIANGSLTGCEIAAVLSNIADAPGLAVAQQRGIATEAYVSKGVPRAEHDAKMIAALNTHEIDLVILAGYMRVLSPEFIRAFPDRILNIHPSLLPSFPGLHAQKQALDYGAKVAGCTVHFVDEAVDHGVIILQRVVPVEDSDDEAALSARILEQEHQAYPEAIARVISGRYQADDRRYRLS; this is encoded by the coding sequence ATGAGCGAGGCTCGCAAGGCGCGGCTCGGAGTTCTGCTCAGCGGCCGCGGTTCGAACTTCATTGCCATCGCCGATGCCATCGCCAATGGCTCCCTGACGGGTTGCGAGATTGCCGCGGTGCTCTCGAACATTGCAGACGCACCCGGCCTAGCTGTGGCGCAGCAACGTGGCATTGCTACCGAGGCTTACGTCTCCAAGGGCGTGCCGCGCGCTGAGCATGACGCAAAGATGATCGCCGCTCTGAATACGCACGAGATTGACCTGGTCATCCTCGCCGGTTACATGCGTGTGCTTTCGCCGGAGTTCATCCGTGCCTTTCCGGACCGCATCCTGAACATCCATCCGTCACTGCTGCCGTCCTTCCCCGGACTTCACGCGCAGAAACAGGCGCTGGATTACGGTGCAAAGGTCGCGGGATGCACCGTGCACTTTGTGGACGAGGCCGTCGACCACGGCGTGATCATTCTTCAACGAGTTGTCCCGGTTGAGGACAGCGACGATGAAGCCGCGCTCTCCGCGCGCATTCTCGAACAGGAACATCAGGCCTATCCAGAGGCCATCGCTCGTGTGATCAGCGGGCGATATCAGGCAGACGATAGACGTTACCGGCTGTCGTAA